A region of Sulfuricurvum sp. DNA encodes the following proteins:
- a CDS encoding serine protease, protein MHRVEITAKNAELAEMKLEWGRPAFTSDDGIGSLDSLHQVSNSIVSISGFFGEKLQNVGSGIIIGPGMLLTATHVLKEFPTSDSGPVFLSYLPEGKARAWLPTATVTCSGPSKNHSWDKNNKIVSDLSIVSCDLHSEAHLEYPLSLIPMELCLPLPGTRLWAIGFRNGTVEGNNKLLTPLISSGLVTNCFPHGRGERMPSPCIEVNMETYGGMSGGPVFNEDGRLVGIVSSSFDGGPSYITLIWDSLRLGVEGLPNEVWPDSSSGIMEGVDLGLIRVKGKYKVDSKRNVTVTLSDEEMSYFSPGEFKNDQE, encoded by the coding sequence GTGCATAGAGTAGAGATTACCGCAAAAAATGCAGAGTTAGCTGAGATGAAGCTGGAATGGGGACGCCCAGCCTTTACAAGTGATGATGGAATAGGTTCATTGGATAGTTTACACCAAGTAAGCAATTCAATAGTTTCTATCTCAGGTTTTTTTGGTGAAAAACTTCAAAATGTTGGAAGTGGAATTATTATTGGACCTGGCATGCTTTTAACAGCCACACACGTACTCAAGGAGTTCCCTACTTCTGATTCTGGACCGGTTTTTTTGTCGTATTTGCCTGAAGGTAAAGCAAGGGCATGGTTGCCAACCGCGACTGTAACTTGCTCAGGCCCCAGTAAAAATCATTCGTGGGATAAAAACAATAAAATAGTTTCTGATCTCTCAATTGTCTCATGCGATCTTCATTCTGAAGCACACCTAGAATATCCTCTGTCTCTTATTCCAATGGAACTATGCTTACCGTTGCCAGGAACTAGGCTTTGGGCCATTGGGTTTCGTAACGGTACCGTTGAGGGCAACAATAAACTACTAACCCCTCTTATTTCTTCAGGACTTGTTACAAATTGTTTTCCCCATGGCAGAGGAGAGAGAATGCCATCGCCTTGTATTGAAGTTAATATGGAAACATATGGCGGAATGAGCGGGGGACCCGTATTCAACGAAGATGGGCGATTGGTTGGTATTGTTTCTTCATCATTCGATGGCGGACCATCATATATTACTTTAATCTGGGATAGCCTTAGGTTGGGCGTAGAAGGTCTACCGAATGAAGTTTGGCCAGATTCATCTTCTGGAATCATGGAAGGCGTAGATCTCGGACTAATAAGAGTCAAGGGAAAATATAAAGTCGATTCAAAAAGAAATGTTACAGTAACTCTTTCTGACGAAGAAATGAGTTATTTCTCGCCAGGCGAATTCAAAAACGATCAAGAATGA
- a CDS encoding GIY-YIG nuclease family protein yields MDNTLKLLEIFANDPLGLLEVKPASSPARNEDERLVASFEEINDFVDKHQREPQKNMKEMQEIQLFSRLKGLRENPEKMESLRHHDRHNLFPTEGVVEVNSIEDILNGDMFGILDDAEDIFTLKHVPQDREQAELVARRESCKEFEKYEHLFKECQADLKGGKRKLIKFNERFLEEGNFFILKGVMVYLAKIHEAKKDKFQKLDGRTLCIFENGTQSNMLMRSLGKGLFDDGYAISQHEDKVMDKLAGIADEDESTGYIYILKSKSTKSEIQSYEHLYKIGFSKVDVKERIKNAENEPTYLMAPVTIVSAFECYNMNPQKLEQLLHRFFGEACLNIDIYDHEGQRHMPREWFIAPLDIIEKSIEMILTGDVLDYRYDSERQMIVGR; encoded by the coding sequence ATGGATAATACTCTCAAGCTCCTCGAAATTTTTGCCAATGACCCGTTGGGACTTTTGGAAGTCAAACCCGCTTCCTCTCCGGCACGAAACGAAGATGAACGACTAGTCGCTTCATTCGAAGAAATAAACGATTTTGTCGATAAACACCAAAGAGAGCCGCAAAAAAATATGAAAGAGATGCAGGAAATACAACTTTTTTCAAGACTCAAAGGGTTGCGTGAAAATCCCGAAAAAATGGAATCACTCCGTCACCATGACCGACACAATTTATTTCCGACCGAGGGTGTGGTCGAAGTCAATTCCATAGAGGATATTTTGAACGGGGATATGTTCGGGATTTTGGATGATGCGGAGGATATTTTTACCCTCAAACACGTTCCACAAGATAGAGAACAAGCCGAACTAGTTGCAAGACGAGAATCGTGCAAAGAGTTTGAAAAATACGAGCACCTTTTTAAAGAGTGTCAGGCTGATTTAAAAGGCGGAAAACGCAAATTGATTAAATTCAATGAACGTTTTTTAGAAGAAGGGAACTTTTTTATTCTCAAAGGTGTGATGGTTTATTTAGCAAAAATCCATGAAGCTAAAAAAGATAAATTTCAAAAACTTGACGGTCGTACACTCTGTATTTTTGAAAACGGAACACAGTCGAATATGCTTATGCGTTCATTGGGAAAAGGACTTTTCGATGATGGATATGCTATCAGTCAACACGAAGACAAAGTGATGGATAAATTAGCCGGTATTGCTGATGAAGATGAATCGACAGGTTATATTTATATTCTGAAATCCAAAAGCACAAAAAGCGAAATCCAATCTTATGAACACCTCTATAAAATTGGTTTTTCAAAAGTGGATGTCAAAGAACGGATCAAAAATGCCGAAAATGAACCAACCTATCTGATGGCTCCGGTTACTATCGTCAGCGCATTTGAGTGCTATAACATGAACCCGCAAAAATTAGAGCAATTACTTCATCGATTTTTTGGAGAGGCGTGTTTAAATATCGATATTTATGACCATGAAGGACAACGCCATATGCCGAGAGAATGGTTCATCGCTCCGTTGGACATTATCGAAAAATCAATAGAGATGATTTTAACGGGCGATGTATTGGATTATCGATATGACAGTGAACGTCAGATGATTGTGGGGAGATAG